The following coding sequences are from one Paenibacillus sp. FSL R5-0912 window:
- a CDS encoding ABC transporter permease has translation MDTLRKTGSKRFWQTRRFKNNLPLWVMFVPVIAFYIIFKYTPMLGLVIAFKNYTFYEGVWGSQWVGMDNFTNLFTQAQSVQIIRNTLVLSILSVLVSFPFPIALAIMLNEVRNKFFKKSVQTLVYLPYFFSWVIVGGLVVTIFAQTGVANVLVEKLSGKPFPFLFKEWSWVSIFLGSGIWKDAGFNAIIYLAALTSIDPSLYEAASMDGAGKWKQIRNITLPGISPTIVIMLILAMGRVMEVGFDHVYVLQNSIVSGISEVISTYIYAIGLQGGQFSLTAALGMFDSLVALTLVLISNAIARRFNKGLW, from the coding sequence ATGGATACTCTGCGGAAGACGGGAAGCAAGCGCTTCTGGCAGACCCGCCGGTTCAAGAACAATCTGCCGCTGTGGGTCATGTTCGTTCCGGTCATCGCGTTCTATATCATTTTCAAATACACGCCCATGCTGGGACTGGTCATTGCCTTCAAAAATTATACCTTCTATGAGGGGGTATGGGGCAGCCAGTGGGTCGGCATGGACAATTTCACCAATCTGTTCACCCAGGCGCAATCGGTGCAGATTATCCGCAATACGCTTGTGCTCAGTATATTGTCAGTGCTGGTCAGCTTTCCGTTTCCGATTGCCCTGGCGATTATGCTGAATGAAGTCCGGAACAAGTTTTTCAAAAAATCAGTCCAGACGCTGGTGTATCTGCCCTATTTCTTCTCCTGGGTCATTGTCGGCGGACTGGTAGTGACGATCTTTGCCCAGACCGGGGTGGCCAATGTGCTGGTCGAGAAGCTGTCCGGCAAGCCGTTTCCGTTCCTCTTCAAAGAGTGGTCCTGGGTATCCATCTTCCTCGGCTCGGGAATCTGGAAGGATGCGGGCTTCAATGCGATTATCTATCTGGCTGCACTGACTTCCATTGACCCCAGCCTCTATGAAGCGGCGAGCATGGACGGAGCGGGCAAATGGAAGCAGATCCGCAACATCACACTGCCCGGGATCAGCCCGACCATTGTCATTATGCTGATTCTCGCCATGGGACGGGTGATGGAGGTAGGCTTCGACCATGTATATGTGCTCCAGAACTCGATTGTATCGGGGATCTCCGAGGTTATAAGTACGTACATCTACGCGATTGGACTACAGGGAGGGCAGTTCAGCCTGACGGCTGCACTGGGAATGTTCGATTCCCTCGTAGCGCTGACCCTGGTGCTGATATCCAACGCCATTGCCCGGCGCTTCAATAAAGGCTTGTGGTAA
- the bglB gene encoding beta-galactosidase BglB — MEAVSRTTLEKQIARVIERMKDMKGSIQETAPIGIISMDNWEWPQGVGLFALYSYYRETADEEILHYLTGWFDSKLDGGIPVKNVNTMCPMLTLSYLAEETGRADYLKLCREWLDYVLNDMPRTEEAGIQHEVTGSPNTGQLWDDTLYMTVLFVARMGIVLKEEECIQESIRQFLVHLKYLTDPATGLFFHGWTFEGGHHFARALWARGNSWYTAGLVDYLEMVELPPGVSSFLLSSLERQVRKLLELQTPEGAWHTLLDDSGSYLETSATAAFAYGMLKAVRQGLLDESCRKPALAALHYVLGQIDEEGIVQGVSYGTGMGATLQDYREIPVCPMPYGQSMTLLLLVEAMKHG, encoded by the coding sequence ATGGAAGCAGTATCACGTACAACACTCGAAAAGCAGATCGCCCGTGTGATTGAGCGGATGAAGGATATGAAAGGCTCCATTCAGGAGACCGCTCCCATCGGCATTATCTCTATGGACAATTGGGAATGGCCGCAGGGAGTGGGGCTCTTCGCCTTATACAGCTATTACCGGGAAACCGCAGATGAAGAGATTCTGCATTATCTGACCGGATGGTTCGACAGCAAGCTTGACGGGGGCATTCCCGTAAAAAACGTCAATACGATGTGCCCGATGCTTACCTTAAGCTATCTGGCGGAGGAGACCGGACGCGCAGATTATCTGAAGCTGTGCCGGGAATGGCTGGATTATGTGCTGAATGACATGCCCCGCACAGAGGAAGCAGGCATTCAGCACGAGGTTACGGGCAGCCCGAATACCGGACAGCTCTGGGACGACACGCTGTATATGACGGTGCTGTTCGTAGCCCGGATGGGGATTGTACTGAAGGAGGAGGAGTGCATACAGGAGAGTATCCGCCAGTTTCTCGTCCATCTCAAATACCTGACCGATCCAGCAACAGGGCTATTCTTCCACGGGTGGACCTTCGAGGGGGGCCATCACTTTGCCCGGGCCTTGTGGGCACGCGGCAACTCCTGGTATACGGCGGGGCTGGTGGATTATCTGGAGATGGTGGAGCTGCCGCCGGGTGTGAGCAGCTTCCTGCTGTCCTCGCTGGAGCGGCAGGTACGCAAGCTGCTTGAGCTGCAGACGCCGGAAGGCGCGTGGCATACCTTGCTGGACGACAGCGGCTCCTATCTGGAGACCTCGGCTACCGCCGCTTTTGCTTACGGCATGCTGAAGGCAGTGCGGCAGGGGCTGCTGGATGAGAGCTGCCGCAAGCCTGCCCTGGCAGCTCTTCACTATGTGCTGGGCCAGATTGATGAAGAAGGGATAGTACAGGGAGTATCGTACGGAACGGGTATGGGAGCTACGCTTCAGGACTACCGCGAGATTCCGGTCTGTCCGATGCCCTACGGGCAATCCATGACGCTACTGCTGCTGGTGGAGGCGATGAAGCATGGTTGA
- a CDS encoding extracellular solute-binding protein, with the protein MSKPIWLRKTTAAGAASLMLAIAVTGCGGNNAASQGGDSNKEGTPEKRGSITVSLYDRGTVPAEEGTMSDNRWTKWVNENGPVNVKYVTVPRFESLQKFNVLFASKSAPDLIFEFDTAYQGQLYNQKQLLPLDDLIAGSSTEYKAMLEKYPALRKAGTMADGKLYTVGRPIQFGPQHYLFIRNDWLKKLDLQVPTTPEELLKVAKAFTEQDPDGNGKADTQGTGLSFVAGIILNNMFGTGFTLFGEDQYPWVLENDKVVHDWDRIKAAISFQKELYAAGVADKDFVTDKNGEKQKQDWISGKLGIYGGNGADVSTYETLKKNVPEAEVIPIALPTTEFGQFSPTLTTPIQMTGMVNAAAKDPESVMKMIDFMVTSEYTTTIQNGIEGVHYNKTADGRAEVIDPEKNKKELEYNRDMGMLTPLIGKNYGLKNKVNPTTAEQDFIAIYEMAEKLYMNPDRPIVGITQKAFLPLLPQDLTQINTNANKTILDRAMQAIVSSDPASVDQFIEEAKGVWEKAGGTKVDEFYATWYQDNKADAIMLKDIYEMGKQLSAAE; encoded by the coding sequence ATGTCCAAACCCATTTGGCTTAGAAAAACAACTGCTGCCGGTGCAGCATCCCTGATGCTCGCTATCGCTGTCACAGGCTGCGGCGGCAATAATGCTGCTTCCCAGGGCGGAGACTCGAACAAGGAAGGAACACCTGAGAAACGCGGGTCGATCACCGTCTCTTTGTATGACCGCGGCACGGTACCTGCAGAAGAGGGGACGATGAGCGACAACCGCTGGACAAAATGGGTCAATGAGAACGGGCCGGTTAATGTGAAATACGTTACGGTGCCGCGTTTCGAATCCCTGCAGAAGTTCAATGTGCTGTTCGCATCGAAGTCGGCCCCCGACCTGATCTTTGAATTTGATACCGCTTACCAGGGACAGCTCTACAACCAGAAGCAGCTCCTTCCGCTGGATGACCTGATTGCGGGTAGCAGTACGGAATATAAGGCGATGCTGGAGAAGTATCCGGCGCTCCGCAAGGCAGGCACGATGGCGGACGGCAAGCTGTACACGGTGGGACGTCCGATCCAGTTCGGTCCGCAGCATTACCTGTTTATCCGCAATGACTGGCTGAAAAAGCTGGACCTGCAGGTTCCCACTACCCCGGAGGAGCTGCTGAAGGTGGCGAAAGCGTTCACTGAACAGGACCCGGACGGCAACGGCAAAGCGGATACGCAGGGGACCGGGCTCAGCTTCGTAGCCGGAATTATTCTGAACAACATGTTCGGCACCGGGTTTACGCTGTTCGGCGAGGATCAATACCCTTGGGTACTGGAGAATGACAAGGTTGTGCATGACTGGGACCGGATCAAGGCGGCGATCTCCTTCCAGAAGGAGCTGTATGCGGCGGGTGTGGCGGATAAGGATTTCGTCACCGACAAGAACGGCGAGAAGCAGAAGCAGGACTGGATCTCCGGCAAGCTGGGGATATACGGGGGCAACGGGGCCGATGTCAGTACGTATGAGACGCTGAAAAAGAATGTCCCTGAAGCCGAGGTCATTCCGATTGCCCTGCCGACAACGGAATTCGGGCAGTTCAGCCCGACGCTGACCACTCCGATTCAGATGACCGGCATGGTGAATGCCGCGGCCAAAGATCCGGAATCCGTCATGAAGATGATTGATTTCATGGTTACAAGTGAATACACCACTACGATTCAGAACGGTATCGAGGGCGTGCATTACAACAAGACAGCCGACGGCCGCGCTGAGGTGATCGATCCGGAGAAGAACAAAAAGGAGCTGGAGTACAACCGCGATATGGGCATGCTCACTCCGCTGATCGGCAAGAATTATGGGCTGAAGAACAAGGTGAACCCTACAACGGCTGAGCAGGATTTCATCGCAATCTATGAAATGGCCGAGAAGCTGTACATGAACCCGGACCGTCCGATCGTCGGTATTACGCAAAAGGCCTTCCTGCCGCTGCTGCCGCAGGATCTGACCCAGATCAACACCAATGCGAATAAAACAATCCTCGACCGGGCCATGCAGGCCATCGTCAGCTCCGATCCGGCTTCGGTGGACCAGTTCATTGAGGAAGCCAAGGGAGTCTGGGAGAAGGCCGGCGGAACCAAGGTCGATGAGTTCTATGCAACCTGGTATCAGGATAATAAAGCGGATGCCATCATGCTGAAGGATATTTATGAGATGGGCAAGCAGCTAAGCGCGGCTGAATAA
- a CDS encoding carbohydrate ABC transporter permease, with protein MQSTKGEKVFYGFNYLLLTLAGILCLLPLLHLASLSLSGKDAVLSGFVTLWPVEFTLSSYTMLFEGTPVVRAFGNSLLITLVGVAASMLFTIFAAYPLSRRDFYGRRTLTLAIVFTMLFTGGLIPTYLVVSSLGLVDSYAALWLPALVSTYNMMIMRSFFENIPEELVEAARIDGSGEWRLLAGIILPLSLPVLATIGLFYGVYYWNSFFNVMIYMNSPEKINLTVLIQQMVKSQAVLQELNTMNSQEVVNITPEGIKAAGIMVMVIPMLIVYPLLQRYFVKGVTIGAIKG; from the coding sequence ATGCAAAGTACAAAAGGTGAAAAAGTATTCTACGGCTTCAATTATCTGCTGCTGACGCTCGCAGGCATTCTCTGTCTGCTGCCGCTGCTCCATCTCGCCTCCCTGTCCCTCAGCGGCAAGGACGCGGTGCTCTCCGGTTTTGTCACCCTATGGCCGGTGGAGTTCACACTTAGCTCTTATACCATGCTCTTCGAGGGAACGCCGGTAGTGCGTGCCTTTGGCAACAGTCTCCTGATTACCCTGGTTGGTGTGGCGGCCAGCATGCTGTTCACTATCTTTGCCGCCTATCCCTTGTCCCGCCGTGATTTCTACGGAAGACGCACGCTGACCCTGGCGATTGTGTTCACGATGCTGTTTACGGGCGGCCTGATCCCGACCTATCTCGTGGTCAGCAGTCTCGGACTGGTCGATTCTTACGCGGCACTTTGGCTGCCGGCTCTGGTAAGCACTTATAATATGATGATCATGCGTTCCTTTTTCGAGAACATTCCGGAGGAGCTGGTGGAAGCGGCCAGAATTGACGGCTCCGGTGAATGGCGGCTGCTGGCGGGGATTATTCTTCCGCTGTCCCTGCCTGTGCTGGCGACGATCGGACTCTTTTACGGCGTGTATTACTGGAACTCGTTCTTCAACGTAATGATCTACATGAACAGTCCGGAGAAAATCAATCTGACGGTTCTGATCCAGCAGATGGTGAAGAGCCAGGCCGTCCTGCAGGAGCTGAATACCATGAACTCGCAGGAGGTCGTCAATATTACACCGGAGGGCATCAAGGCCGCCGGGATTATGGTTATGGTCATTCCGATGCTGATTGTGTATCCGCTGTTGCAGCGGTATTTTGTCAAAGGCGTAACCATCGGTGCCATCAAAGGCTGA
- a CDS encoding polysaccharide deacetylase family protein translates to MKIKFDLFPGGVTKALTLSWDDGRIHDRRLVEIHNRHGLKGSFHLNSGFFGNEGYITEEEVASLYEGHEISAHTSTHPFLSMTPREGIAEEILQDRRHLEALAGYPVRGMSYPFGDYSDQVLSVLPALGIEYSRTVKSHGSFSLPDNLLAWHPTCHHRDMLALGKQFLEEQPRFSHMQLLYVWGHSYEFNDNDNWEELEQFAAMMGGHEEIWYATNIEIADYLSAVQGLRFSASREMVYNPSAVDVWITAGDEACRISGGATVRLG, encoded by the coding sequence ATGAAAATCAAGTTTGATCTTTTTCCGGGCGGTGTTACTAAAGCGCTAACATTAAGCTGGGATGATGGAAGAATCCACGACAGGCGGCTTGTGGAGATTCATAACCGGCACGGGCTGAAGGGCTCATTCCATTTGAATTCAGGATTCTTCGGCAATGAGGGCTACATCACGGAAGAGGAAGTGGCTTCCCTCTATGAGGGGCATGAGATTTCAGCACATACGAGCACTCATCCCTTTCTCTCCATGACCCCGCGTGAGGGCATCGCCGAAGAGATTCTACAAGACCGCAGACATCTGGAAGCCCTCGCCGGCTATCCCGTAAGGGGCATGTCCTATCCGTTCGGGGATTACAGTGATCAGGTGCTGAGCGTTCTGCCGGCGCTGGGGATCGAATATTCACGTACTGTAAAGTCCCATGGCAGCTTCAGCCTGCCGGACAACCTGCTGGCTTGGCATCCCACCTGCCATCACCGCGATATGCTGGCGCTGGGCAAACAGTTCCTGGAGGAGCAGCCCCGGTTCTCCCATATGCAACTGCTATATGTATGGGGACACAGCTATGAATTCAACGACAATGATAACTGGGAGGAGCTTGAGCAGTTCGCCGCCATGATGGGCGGCCATGAAGAGATCTGGTACGCCACCAATATCGAGATTGCCGACTACTTGTCCGCTGTACAAGGACTGCGCTTCTCCGCTTCCCGGGAGATGGTCTATAATCCGTCGGCAGTGGATGTATGGATCACCGCCGGGGACGAGGCATGCCGGATATCCGGAGGAGCTACTGTGCGTCTGGGTTAG
- a CDS encoding Ig-like domain-containing protein has translation MRKSSPKSYFVYAIIMILLMGLLPADLGSVARADSNYKLEETFESYSPGAKPAGWSIKTPPQGVSVAVQAWEGYAGKLLELHQAAKTASSYNISRSVTDVTYRSMLSYSFRAEQTGAVIYLPTPQSGSVPLVKFAINNGAFSYMKKGAGSWTSVLPISAGVWYDLRLALDGGSHSFDLSIDGSRLLTNEPMAEGGALTSFYMGFYKDSIGKIGFDNFIVSGYKKAISAAFSQAAYELRRGAKLPLPLQFTPADATDQSAVWSTGNAEVAAVDGNGIVTGIRQGVTTVTAQPNEGLPAVTATVAVYEDPITAIMLAPLERTVPAGSRVLLHASVTPQDNTDTGIRWGTEDGSIAAVDRYGELTGVSAGTTTVFVTDETGSVRAETSVIVTGRTTGQELYVAPGGDDSNNGTEAAPFRTVARAQEAVRLLNEDMDSDIIVNLREGTYTLSEPLEFTPEDSGTNGYFVTYRSYPGEQAAISGGRPVTGWTVFDSAKGIYRANAGTGLTTRQLFIDGIRAVRARSAAGLVNPVKTATGYTSDNTELAGWGNTSDMEMVFNELWTNSRIKVESITSSGGKAQIGLQEPGRSAVFNRGLTSATVPVYYENAFELLDEPGEWYYNRVEGMLYYKPRAWEDLSTADVVVPVLEQLATVYGISADEPVRNLNFEGLKFMYTTWNRPSTAAGHSDSQNNHLRYPSISDELTDAAVMLELTNTVNFRNNEFTKLGITAVRMQNGVQNSRIEGNRFYDISGSALNVGQPNSGDRNIYHPADHRLLMKNNDVLNNVIHDIGIDYKSASAVSAGYPVDMDISHNEMYNLPYSGTHIGYGWDKLFDAATRNVKIQNNLIYDLMGMGLRDGGAIYSLGPTGATAAEKNLVSGNYIRNQMDGNSALYTDEGSAYWKFEHNVIDLKDTPLWHSPLRWAMAYVPTIHDVDFVNNYTTTDGYTNNGRKVLFADNTVQPDAQWPQAAMPIIDQAGLRPEYASAAEGQVSRWSLAPVKLTAGGSEQVSIQAMDGKDRPQGKETSSFYYNSLDPAVASVNATGEVTGLSQGQTKLIVSIINGSILRTITTDVFVGDTLAAVRLEGHDGNVAYVHEGADMQLQPYGETLFGNREELEEVTYTSSDPSIVSVSGNGLLTAHQTGSATLTLSAGYLGTVTQGQYEVKVWNEASTYDHTLMAELQDPEGWYVSATANGLKETGADSLTLRAPGGHAIYQNRKYQNELLDFNMKINDSAVSSNWYALMLNNQSKELSYSTGSMYLVVIGTSGIELHRFNEGVRTVIYGKIDGLTSLGGPAIPNTAITFGEQSRVQLGAFQESGGVRLILKADGVQVFSYLDTAAGAIGEAGYFGLISRNASTELGY, from the coding sequence ATGAGAAAATCAAGTCCAAAATCATATTTTGTATACGCTATCATTATGATTCTGCTGATGGGCCTGCTCCCGGCAGACCTTGGTTCTGTGGCCCGGGCGGATAGTAATTATAAGCTGGAGGAGACCTTTGAATCTTATAGTCCCGGTGCGAAGCCGGCCGGCTGGTCGATCAAGACGCCGCCGCAGGGGGTGAGCGTGGCTGTGCAGGCCTGGGAAGGCTATGCCGGCAAGCTGCTGGAGCTTCATCAGGCAGCCAAAACGGCAAGCAGCTACAATATAAGCAGATCCGTTACGGATGTTACGTACAGAAGCATGTTAAGTTATTCGTTCCGAGCAGAGCAGACGGGAGCGGTGATCTACCTGCCTACCCCGCAGAGCGGTTCTGTTCCGCTAGTGAAATTCGCAATTAACAATGGCGCATTCAGCTATATGAAGAAAGGTGCCGGATCATGGACCTCAGTGCTGCCAATTTCGGCCGGCGTATGGTATGATCTGCGCCTGGCGCTCGACGGCGGCAGCCACAGCTTCGATCTGTCCATTGACGGCAGCCGTCTACTAACGAATGAGCCGATGGCCGAGGGAGGAGCATTAACCTCCTTCTATATGGGATTTTACAAGGACAGCATCGGCAAGATAGGCTTTGACAATTTTATTGTAAGCGGATACAAGAAGGCGATAAGTGCAGCCTTCTCCCAGGCGGCTTACGAGCTGCGCAGAGGCGCCAAGCTGCCATTGCCGCTCCAGTTCACACCTGCGGATGCTACGGATCAGAGCGCTGTCTGGTCTACCGGCAATGCAGAGGTGGCAGCGGTGGATGGCAACGGTATTGTGACAGGCATCCGTCAGGGAGTCACTACGGTGACGGCACAGCCGAATGAGGGGCTTCCGGCGGTAACGGCTACGGTAGCTGTGTATGAAGATCCGATCACGGCCATCATGCTGGCTCCGCTGGAGCGGACGGTGCCCGCAGGCTCCCGTGTGCTGTTACATGCCTCGGTAACCCCACAGGACAATACCGATACAGGCATCCGGTGGGGAACGGAGGACGGGAGTATTGCTGCGGTGGACCGCTACGGAGAGCTGACGGGGGTAAGCGCCGGAACAACTACCGTGTTCGTCACGGATGAGACGGGCAGCGTGCGCGCTGAGACTTCCGTTATTGTGACTGGACGTACAACCGGCCAAGAGCTGTATGTCGCCCCTGGCGGGGACGACAGCAATAACGGCACGGAAGCTGCTCCCTTCCGGACGGTTGCCCGGGCACAGGAAGCGGTCCGCCTGCTGAATGAGGATATGGACTCTGACATCATCGTCAATCTGCGGGAAGGGACCTATACTCTGTCAGAGCCGCTGGAATTCACACCGGAGGATTCAGGGACGAACGGGTATTTTGTCACTTACCGCAGCTACCCCGGGGAGCAGGCAGCCATCAGCGGCGGGCGGCCTGTCACTGGCTGGACGGTGTTCGACAGCGCCAAAGGCATCTACCGGGCGAATGCCGGAACCGGCCTTACGACACGCCAGCTGTTCATAGACGGCATCCGGGCGGTCCGGGCGCGGAGCGCCGCGGGGCTCGTGAATCCGGTGAAGACTGCAACCGGCTATACCTCTGATAATACGGAGCTGGCCGGATGGGGCAATACTAGCGATATGGAAATGGTATTCAACGAGCTGTGGACGAATTCCCGGATCAAGGTGGAGTCTATAACTTCATCCGGCGGCAAAGCGCAGATCGGCCTCCAGGAGCCGGGCCGGAGCGCAGTCTTCAACCGGGGATTAACTTCGGCAACAGTACCTGTGTACTACGAGAATGCTTTTGAGCTGCTGGATGAGCCTGGAGAATGGTACTACAACCGGGTAGAAGGCATGCTGTACTACAAGCCTCGCGCCTGGGAGGATCTGTCCACGGCTGACGTTGTAGTTCCGGTGCTGGAGCAGCTTGCTACCGTTTACGGGATATCGGCTGATGAACCGGTGCGCAATCTGAATTTTGAAGGCCTGAAGTTTATGTATACCACCTGGAACCGTCCGAGTACGGCAGCGGGACATTCCGATTCGCAGAATAACCATCTGCGTTATCCGTCCATCTCCGATGAGCTGACCGATGCTGCGGTGATGCTGGAGCTGACCAATACCGTGAATTTCCGCAATAATGAGTTCACCAAGCTCGGCATTACAGCGGTGCGGATGCAGAACGGCGTTCAGAACAGCCGGATTGAAGGCAACCGCTTCTATGATATCTCAGGCAGTGCGCTGAATGTGGGGCAGCCGAACTCTGGGGACCGGAATATCTACCATCCGGCAGACCACAGGCTGCTGATGAAGAATAATGATGTGCTGAACAATGTGATTCATGATATCGGCATCGACTACAAATCGGCATCTGCCGTATCTGCGGGATATCCGGTAGATATGGACATCAGTCATAATGAAATGTACAATCTGCCCTACAGCGGAACGCATATCGGCTATGGCTGGGATAAGTTGTTCGATGCCGCTACCCGGAACGTGAAGATTCAGAATAATCTGATCTATGATCTCATGGGAATGGGCTTGCGTGATGGAGGAGCCATCTACAGTCTTGGACCTACCGGGGCCACAGCGGCTGAGAAAAATCTGGTCAGCGGCAATTACATCCGCAACCAGATGGACGGCAACTCCGCCCTCTATACGGATGAAGGCTCCGCCTACTGGAAATTTGAGCATAATGTGATCGACCTGAAGGATACGCCGCTGTGGCATTCACCGCTCCGCTGGGCGATGGCGTATGTGCCGACGATCCATGACGTGGATTTCGTGAACAACTACACAACAACGGACGGCTATACCAACAATGGCCGCAAGGTTCTGTTTGCCGACAATACAGTCCAGCCGGACGCCCAGTGGCCTCAGGCGGCCATGCCGATCATTGACCAGGCCGGGCTTCGGCCGGAATATGCCTCTGCAGCGGAAGGGCAGGTCAGCCGCTGGAGTCTGGCCCCGGTCAAGCTGACTGCAGGAGGCAGTGAACAGGTCTCCATTCAGGCCATGGACGGCAAAGACAGGCCGCAAGGCAAGGAAACCAGCAGCTTCTATTACAACAGCCTCGATCCGGCCGTGGCCTCCGTTAATGCCACTGGTGAGGTGACCGGACTCAGCCAGGGGCAGACGAAGCTTATCGTAAGCATCATTAACGGCTCCATCCTGCGGACAATCACTACGGATGTATTCGTGGGAGACACCTTAGCCGCTGTCCGTCTGGAAGGACATGACGGCAATGTGGCGTATGTTCATGAAGGCGCGGACATGCAGCTGCAGCCTTACGGCGAGACATTGTTCGGCAACCGCGAGGAGCTGGAGGAGGTCACGTATACAAGTAGCGATCCTTCCATCGTCAGTGTCAGCGGAAACGGCCTGTTAACGGCGCATCAGACCGGATCGGCAACCCTGACGCTGTCGGCCGGTTATCTTGGCACCGTGACGCAGGGACAATATGAGGTTAAGGTGTGGAATGAGGCCAGCACCTACGATCATACTCTGATGGCGGAACTGCAGGACCCGGAGGGCTGGTATGTATCGGCAACCGCCAACGGGCTGAAGGAGACCGGGGCAGATAGCCTTACGCTGAGGGCTCCCGGTGGCCATGCCATCTACCAGAACCGCAAGTACCAGAATGAGCTGCTGGATTTCAATATGAAGATCAATGACAGCGCGGTCTCGTCCAATTGGTATGCCTTGATGCTGAATAATCAGAGCAAGGAACTGAGCTATAGTACCGGTAGTATGTACCTGGTGGTTATAGGGACATCGGGTATTGAGCTGCACCGCTTCAACGAAGGGGTGCGGACGGTGATCTACGGCAAGATTGACGGCCTGACCAGTCTGGGCGGGCCGGCTATTCCGAATACAGCCATAACCTTCGGGGAGCAGAGCCGCGTTCAGCTTGGCGCTTTTCAAGAGTCCGGGGGTGTGCGCCTGATCCTGAAGGCTGACGGAGTACAGGTATTTAGTTATCTGGATACCGCAGCAGGGGCGATTGGAGAAGCGGGGTACTTCGGGCTGATCTCCCGCAATGCAAGCACGGAACTGGGTTACTGA
- a CDS encoding SGNH/GDSL hydrolase family protein, translated as MVDSAKRKVIGLPGLDRIAFHNVAELEEAGGYGVYLRRIPRSVREQLNERGRFIAGEAGGCELRFVTAAPNIRVTLSLPEADGCVTVFKGGLFHSRHELQAGTIRTLQLSEPPRLAMADRKLLMGTGFAPEVWRICFGRYACVVCGIETFGHPLRPPEEGETPRKRWIAYGSSITNGENSSLPYIGQAARRLAADVLNLGMSGSCQCEREMSDFLAEQQDWSFMTLELGVNMRDHMPADEFRERSGYLLDRLVSRHPEKPVAVITIYPNFANFPASGIADKDIRFNGILRSHVQRLSHPKLSLIEGSRVLDDLSGLSCDLIHPGDDGHIRMGENLARELGGIL; from the coding sequence ATGGTTGATTCCGCCAAGCGCAAGGTCATAGGGTTGCCGGGACTGGACCGGATTGCCTTCCATAACGTTGCTGAACTGGAGGAGGCCGGCGGGTACGGCGTGTATCTGCGCCGTATTCCCCGCAGCGTCAGAGAGCAGCTGAATGAGCGGGGCCGGTTCATCGCCGGGGAAGCGGGCGGCTGTGAGCTTCGTTTCGTTACAGCCGCCCCGAACATCCGGGTAACCCTGTCTTTGCCGGAGGCGGATGGCTGTGTGACCGTATTCAAGGGCGGACTGTTCCATTCCAGGCATGAGCTTCAGGCAGGGACCATCCGCACGCTTCAGTTAAGCGAGCCGCCGCGGCTGGCGATGGCTGACCGCAAGCTGCTGATGGGAACGGGCTTTGCACCGGAGGTGTGGCGCATATGCTTCGGACGGTATGCCTGCGTGGTCTGCGGCATTGAGACCTTCGGCCATCCGCTCCGCCCGCCGGAGGAAGGAGAGACTCCCCGGAAGCGCTGGATTGCTTACGGCTCATCCATTACCAATGGTGAGAACAGCAGCCTGCCGTACATCGGCCAAGCGGCAAGAAGGCTGGCTGCCGATGTGCTGAATCTGGGCATGAGCGGCTCCTGCCAGTGCGAACGGGAGATGAGTGATTTTCTTGCAGAGCAGCAGGACTGGTCTTTCATGACGCTGGAGCTGGGCGTAAATATGCGCGATCATATGCCGGCGGACGAATTCCGTGAGCGGAGCGGCTATCTGCTGGACCGGCTGGTTAGCAGGCATCCGGAGAAGCCGGTGGCGGTTATTACGATTTATCCCAACTTTGCGAATTTCCCGGCCAGCGGGATTGCGGACAAGGATATCCGGTTTAACGGGATTCTGCGCAGTCACGTACAGCGCCTGTCACACCCTAAGCTGAGCCTGATTGAAGGAAGCCGGGTGCTGGATGACCTTAGCGGGTTGTCCTGTGATCTGATTCATCCCGGGGATGACGGACATATCCGGATGGGGGAGAATTTGGCCCGGGAGCTGGGCGGAATCCTGTAA